The following coding sequences lie in one Spinacia oleracea cultivar Varoflay chromosome 1, BTI_SOV_V1, whole genome shotgun sequence genomic window:
- the LOC110800629 gene encoding calmodulin, with translation MAEQLTDEQIAEFKEAFSLFDKDGDGCITTKELGTVMRSLGQNPTEAELQDMINEVDADGNGTIDFPEFLNLMARKMKDTDSEEELKEAFRVFDKDQNGFISAAELRHVMTNLGEKLTDEEVDEMIREADVDGDGQINYEEFVKVMMAK, from the exons atggCGGAACAACTCACCGACGAGCAGATCGCCGAGTTTAAGGAAGCTTTCAGCTTATTTGACAAAGATGGCGATG GCTGCATCACAACCAAGGAGCTTGGAACAGTGATGAGGTCCCTTGGTCAGAACCCAACTGAGGCGGAGCTCCAGGATATGATCAACGAGGTTGATGCTGATGGAAATGGTACAATCGATTTCCCAGAGTTTCTCAACTTGATGGCCAGAAAGATGAAAGACACTGATTCTGAGGAGGAACTCAAGGAAGCTTTCCGTGTCTTTGATAAGGACCAAAATGGCTTCATCTCTGCTGCTGAGCTACGCCATGTGATGACAAACCTTGGAGAGAAGCTCACCGATGAAGAAGTGGATGAGATGATCCGTGAGGCTGATGTCGATGGTGATGGCCAAATCAATTACGAGGAGTTTGTCAAAGTGATGATGGCCAAGTAA